Proteins co-encoded in one Grus americana isolate bGruAme1 chromosome 12, bGruAme1.mat, whole genome shotgun sequence genomic window:
- the LAMP2 gene encoding lysosome-associated membrane glycoprotein 2 isoform X1: MARFLSRPLAFHSRPSLLRGVSASATGSMELRCCSPCLLFLLLLGTSGFFQSCAVEVDVKDASNATCLYAKWMMRFLIKYETNSSDYKNATLNLSSDVTHNGSVCGNDTQAALLAVQFGEGHSWSVNFTKTNETYQGDFITFTYNTNDTTVFPDAKRKGPITVVVKDTMHPVQLNNVFVCHNTDFFEAENVTQVFWNVTVQAFVQNGTIGKKESRCHADMPTSAPTVPPTIANVTTASTTTLSPAPTTAPKPVENPDTGNYSLKSGNKTCLLATVGLQLNVSQDKPLLININPKTTSADGTCGNTTATLKLNDRNSTLIGFTFVVKNASASVQKFYLKEVNVTLLNRLNGSVISSADNSNFSQWDAFLGSSYMCRKEQTLEINENLQIHTFNLWIQPFLVKADKFSTAEECFADSDLNFLIPIAVGMALGFLIILVFISYIIGRRKSRTGYQSV, encoded by the exons ATGGCGAGGTTTTTATCGCGCCCGCTCGCTTTCCACTCTCGTCCCTCGTTGCTTCGCGGTGTCTCTGCGTCTGCTACCGGGAGCATGGAGCTGCGCTGCTGCTCcccctgcctcctcttcctgctgctgctcggcACCTccg GTTTTTTCCAATCCTGTGCAGTGGAAGTAGATGTAAAAGATGCTTCTAATGCTACGTGCCTGTATGCAAAATGGATGATGAGATTCTTgataaaatatgaaacaaacaGTAGTGATTAT aaaaatgCAACCTTGAATTTGTCATCCGATGTGACACACAATGGAAGCGTCTGTGGCAATGACACACAAGCTGCACTTCTGGCAGTGCAGTTTGGAGAAGGTCACTCTTGGAGCGTTAACTTTACAAAAACCAATGAAACTTACCAGGGGGACTTTATCACATTTACCTACAACACCAATGATACCACTGTATTTCCTGATgctaaaagaaaag GACCAATTACTGTTGTTGTAAAGGATACTATGCATCCAGTTCAACTGAATAATGTCTTCGTGTGTCATAATACTGActtttttgaagcagaaaatgtaACACAGGTTTTCTGGAATGTTACTGTGCAGGCTTTTGTTCAGAATGGCACGATTGGTAAAAAAG aGTCCAGATGTCATGCTGACATGCCTACTTCTGCACCTACTGTTCCACCTACTATTGCTAATGTAACTACTGCATCTACCACCACTTTATCACCTGCTCCAACCACTGCTCCCAAACCTGTGGAGAATCCAGACACAGGAAACTATTCTCttaaaagtggaaataaaacttGTCTCCTGGCTACTGTGGGGCTGCAGCTGAACGTTTCCCAAGACAAG CCTCTTCTGATCAACATCAATCCAAAGACAACTAGCGCAGATGGTACATGTGGTAATACGACAGCTACTCTGAAATTGAATGATCGAAATAGCACATTGATTGGTTTTACATTTGTTGTT aaaaatgcCAGTGCAAGTGTACAAAAATTTTATCTGAAAGAGGTGAATGTTACACTGCTCAACCGTCTGAATGGTTCTG TCATTTCAAGTGCAGATAACAGCAATTTCAGCCAGTGGGATGCTTTCCTTGGTAGTTCTTATATGTGCCGAAAAGAGCAAACTCTTGAGATTAATGAAAATCTTCAAATACATACTTTTAATCTATGGATTCAGCCATTCCTTGTGAAGGCAGATAAGTTTTCTACAG ccGAAGAATGCTTTGCTGATTCTGACCTGAACTTTCTTATTCCCATCGCAGTGGGCATGGCACTTGGCTTCCTTATCATTCTTGTCTTTATATCTTATATcattggaagaagaaaaagtcgTACTGGCTATCAGTCTGTATAA
- the LAMP2 gene encoding lysosome-associated membrane glycoprotein 2 isoform X3 gives MARFLSRPLAFHSRPSLLRGVSASATGSMELRCCSPCLLFLLLLGTSGFFQSCAVEVDVKDASNATCLYAKWMMRFLIKYETNSSDYKNATLNLSSDVTHNGSVCGNDTQAALLAVQFGEGHSWSVNFTKTNETYQGDFITFTYNTNDTTVFPDAKRKGPITVVVKDTMHPVQLNNVFVCHNTDFFEAENVTQVFWNVTVQAFVQNGTIGKKESRCHADMPTSAPTVPPTIANVTTASTTTLSPAPTTAPKPVENPDTGNYSLKSGNKTCLLATVGLQLNVSQDKPLLININPKTTSADGTCGNTTATLKLNDRNSTLIGFTFVVKNASASVQKFYLKEVNVTLLNRLNGSVISSADNSNFSQWDAFLGSSYMCRKEQTLEINENLQIHTFNLWIQPFLVKADKFSTAEGGSPEADNFIVAVGTALGELVVLVLAGFVGYKKCCNTGYE, from the exons ATGGCGAGGTTTTTATCGCGCCCGCTCGCTTTCCACTCTCGTCCCTCGTTGCTTCGCGGTGTCTCTGCGTCTGCTACCGGGAGCATGGAGCTGCGCTGCTGCTCcccctgcctcctcttcctgctgctgctcggcACCTccg GTTTTTTCCAATCCTGTGCAGTGGAAGTAGATGTAAAAGATGCTTCTAATGCTACGTGCCTGTATGCAAAATGGATGATGAGATTCTTgataaaatatgaaacaaacaGTAGTGATTAT aaaaatgCAACCTTGAATTTGTCATCCGATGTGACACACAATGGAAGCGTCTGTGGCAATGACACACAAGCTGCACTTCTGGCAGTGCAGTTTGGAGAAGGTCACTCTTGGAGCGTTAACTTTACAAAAACCAATGAAACTTACCAGGGGGACTTTATCACATTTACCTACAACACCAATGATACCACTGTATTTCCTGATgctaaaagaaaag GACCAATTACTGTTGTTGTAAAGGATACTATGCATCCAGTTCAACTGAATAATGTCTTCGTGTGTCATAATACTGActtttttgaagcagaaaatgtaACACAGGTTTTCTGGAATGTTACTGTGCAGGCTTTTGTTCAGAATGGCACGATTGGTAAAAAAG aGTCCAGATGTCATGCTGACATGCCTACTTCTGCACCTACTGTTCCACCTACTATTGCTAATGTAACTACTGCATCTACCACCACTTTATCACCTGCTCCAACCACTGCTCCCAAACCTGTGGAGAATCCAGACACAGGAAACTATTCTCttaaaagtggaaataaaacttGTCTCCTGGCTACTGTGGGGCTGCAGCTGAACGTTTCCCAAGACAAG CCTCTTCTGATCAACATCAATCCAAAGACAACTAGCGCAGATGGTACATGTGGTAATACGACAGCTACTCTGAAATTGAATGATCGAAATAGCACATTGATTGGTTTTACATTTGTTGTT aaaaatgcCAGTGCAAGTGTACAAAAATTTTATCTGAAAGAGGTGAATGTTACACTGCTCAACCGTCTGAATGGTTCTG TCATTTCAAGTGCAGATAACAGCAATTTCAGCCAGTGGGATGCTTTCCTTGGTAGTTCTTATATGTGCCGAAAAGAGCAAACTCTTGAGATTAATGAAAATCTTCAAATACATACTTTTAATCTATGGATTCAGCCATTCCTTGTGAAGGCAGATAAGTTTTCTACAG CTGAAGGTGGTAGCCCAGAGGCGGACAACTTCATTGTAGCAGTAGGAACAGCTTTGGGAGAATTAGTTGTCCTAGTACTTGCTGGCTTTGTTGGTTACAAGAAATGCTGTAATACTGGATATGAgtag
- the LAMP2 gene encoding lysosome-associated membrane glycoprotein 2 isoform X2, which yields MARFLSRPLAFHSRPSLLRGVSASATGSMELRCCSPCLLFLLLLGTSGFFQSCAVEVDVKDASNATCLYAKWMMRFLIKYETNSSDYKNATLNLSSDVTHNGSVCGNDTQAALLAVQFGEGHSWSVNFTKTNETYQGDFITFTYNTNDTTVFPDAKRKGPITVVVKDTMHPVQLNNVFVCHNTDFFEAENVTQVFWNVTVQAFVQNGTIGKKESRCHADMPTSAPTVPPTIANVTTASTTTLSPAPTTAPKPVENPDTGNYSLKSGNKTCLLATVGLQLNVSQDKPLLININPKTTSADGTCGNTTATLKLNDRNSTLIGFTFVVKNASASVQKFYLKEVNVTLLNRLNGSVISSADNSNFSQWDAFLGSSYMCRKEQTLEINENLQIHTFNLWIQPFLVKADKFSTAQECSLDDDSILIPIVVGAALAGLIAIIVVAYIIGRRKSYAGYQTL from the exons ATGGCGAGGTTTTTATCGCGCCCGCTCGCTTTCCACTCTCGTCCCTCGTTGCTTCGCGGTGTCTCTGCGTCTGCTACCGGGAGCATGGAGCTGCGCTGCTGCTCcccctgcctcctcttcctgctgctgctcggcACCTccg GTTTTTTCCAATCCTGTGCAGTGGAAGTAGATGTAAAAGATGCTTCTAATGCTACGTGCCTGTATGCAAAATGGATGATGAGATTCTTgataaaatatgaaacaaacaGTAGTGATTAT aaaaatgCAACCTTGAATTTGTCATCCGATGTGACACACAATGGAAGCGTCTGTGGCAATGACACACAAGCTGCACTTCTGGCAGTGCAGTTTGGAGAAGGTCACTCTTGGAGCGTTAACTTTACAAAAACCAATGAAACTTACCAGGGGGACTTTATCACATTTACCTACAACACCAATGATACCACTGTATTTCCTGATgctaaaagaaaag GACCAATTACTGTTGTTGTAAAGGATACTATGCATCCAGTTCAACTGAATAATGTCTTCGTGTGTCATAATACTGActtttttgaagcagaaaatgtaACACAGGTTTTCTGGAATGTTACTGTGCAGGCTTTTGTTCAGAATGGCACGATTGGTAAAAAAG aGTCCAGATGTCATGCTGACATGCCTACTTCTGCACCTACTGTTCCACCTACTATTGCTAATGTAACTACTGCATCTACCACCACTTTATCACCTGCTCCAACCACTGCTCCCAAACCTGTGGAGAATCCAGACACAGGAAACTATTCTCttaaaagtggaaataaaacttGTCTCCTGGCTACTGTGGGGCTGCAGCTGAACGTTTCCCAAGACAAG CCTCTTCTGATCAACATCAATCCAAAGACAACTAGCGCAGATGGTACATGTGGTAATACGACAGCTACTCTGAAATTGAATGATCGAAATAGCACATTGATTGGTTTTACATTTGTTGTT aaaaatgcCAGTGCAAGTGTACAAAAATTTTATCTGAAAGAGGTGAATGTTACACTGCTCAACCGTCTGAATGGTTCTG TCATTTCAAGTGCAGATAACAGCAATTTCAGCCAGTGGGATGCTTTCCTTGGTAGTTCTTATATGTGCCGAAAAGAGCAAACTCTTGAGATTAATGAAAATCTTCAAATACATACTTTTAATCTATGGATTCAGCCATTCCTTGTGAAGGCAGATAAGTTTTCTACAG CCCAGGAGTGTTCGCTGGATGATGACAGCATTCTAATCCCAATTGTAGTTGGTGCTGCACTTGCTGGCTTGATTGCCATTATAGTGGTTGCTTACATAattggcagaagaaaaagctatGCTGGATATCAAACTTTGTGA